The following are encoded together in the Chanodichthys erythropterus isolate Z2021 chromosome 16, ASM2448905v1, whole genome shotgun sequence genome:
- the selenof gene encoding selenoprotein F, with product MAGEVYLLWLLPLLQTLASYGAELSSEACRELGFSSNLLCSSCDLLGQFSLNQLDLPCRQCCQEEAQLESRKLYPGAILEVCGUKLGRFPQVQAFVRSDKPKMFRGLQIKYVRGSDPVLKLLDDNGNIAEELSILKWNTDSVEEFLSEKLDRI from the exons ATGGCGGGGGAAGTGTACCTGCTTTGGTTACTGCCGTTATTACAAACG CTGGCGTCTTATGGAGCAGAGCTCTCCTCTGAGGCGTGCAGGGAGCTGGGATTCTCCAGCAATCTCCTGTGTAGCTCCTGTGACCTCCTGGGGCAGTTCAGCCTGAACCAGTTAGACCTTCCATGCAGACAATGCTGCCAAGAGGAGGCTCAGCTGGAGTCTAGGAAG CTCTACCCAGGAGCCATCCTTGAGGTCTGTGGATGAAAATTGGGGAGGTTCCCTCAAGTCCAAG CTTTTGTCAGGAGTGACAAGCCAAAGATGTTCAGGGGTCTTCAAATCAAG TATGTGAGAGGCTCAGACCCTGTACTAAAGCTGCTGGACGATAACGGGAACATTGCTGAAGAGCTCAGCATCCTCAAGTGGAACACAGACAGCGTTGAAGAATTTCTTAGTGAGAAGTTAGATCGAATTTAA